GGATTTGTTCTGGCTGCCCAAGCGCATCCGGGGCAAGGGACGCGAAGACATCGTCTTCGAGACCTTCGACTGGACAGTGTACGGCGAAAGTCCGGTTGTGCAAAAATACATTCAGACCTACCGGGATTACATTTGGTGGACCAAGCTGCGCATGAGCAAAAATTATGATCTGATCCATGCCCATCATCCGATTGCGGGGCTGGCGATGAAGCGGATTTATCCTGACATTCCCTTGATTCAGACGCTGCACTCCAGCTATGAGCGTGAATTGATTCTGAACGGGTTGATCCGCGAGGGGGGGCTTGAGCATCAGTTCCTGGTCGCCATTTATCGGGAGCTGGAGCATGTGAGTGACCGGCTGATGACGGTTTCGCGTGCTTTTGCCGATTATATGAGTCCTTATATTGAGCGGCCTGACAGCATCGGAGTGATCCCGAACGGATTCGACGAGAAGCGGTTCAAGCCTGTCCCGCATGAGAATGACATTCCGCAGCTGGTCACGGTTACCCGTCTGGTGCCGGCCAAAGGCATCGATATTCTGTTCAAGGCCTGTGCCGAGCTGAAGAAGCGGGGGCATGAATATGTGCTGCATATCATCGGGGACGGACCGAGCCGGTCGGAGCTGGAGCAGCTTGCGCAGGAGCTGGGGATATATAATGAGACTATTTTTTACGGCTATACGCTGCATCCTGAGGAATTCATGCCGTTCTTCGATATCTTCGTATTGCCTTCGCGGGCGGAGGCGTTCGGTTCGGTATTTGCTGAGGCTGCGCTGAGCTGTCTGGCGCTGGTCGGGACGAATGTGGGCGGCATTCCTGAGCAGATTGAGAACGGGGTGAACGGGCTGCTGGTGAATCCGGAGGATGCGCTGGGACTGGCAGATGCCCTGGAAAAAGTAATCACTGACCCCGGCTACCGCTATGAGCTGTCTCGCTCGGCTTGGGATAAAGCAAAGAGCCTCTACTCCCTGACCCGTGTAGCCAATGAGCTGAAGAAAACCTATCTGCAGTTCCAGCCGGGGATGAAGGGGTGAGGCTATGATTCCTTTTCGTTTCCTGCATGCTGCGGATCTGCATCTGGACAGCCGGTTTGCCGGTCTGTCCCATCTCCCGCAGGATATTCGCTCCTATCTCCGGGAGTCCACCTTCGCCGCCCTCGGGCGGCTTGTTGGCGTAGCCACCCTGCAAAAGGTAGATTTCGTGGTTATTAGCGGCGACGTCTACGATGTCTCGGATGCTTCGCTTCAGGGGCAGCTCCGGTTCCGGGAGGCCCTGGAGGAACTCGGACGCCACGGGATTCAGGTATTCCTGATCCATGGTAATCATGATCCGCTGGACGGCCCGCGTCTTAGTTCGGCACCGCCTGCGCATGTTACGGTATTCGGCGGCAGTGAGCCGGAGCGCGTTACCGCCCGCCGCCGGGAAGACGGGCGGGAGGTAGCTGTGGTCAGCGGCATCTCCTACCCGACCTCCAAAGTGACAGAGAATACAGCTCTGCGCTTCAGCCGCCAGCCGGGCAGCAGCCTATTCCATATCGCCCTGCTGCATGGCAATGTGGACGGGGATCTCCAGCATGAGACGTACTCCCCGTGTACCCGGAAGGATCTGATCGGCAGGGGCTATGACTATTGGGCGCTCGGGCATATTCATAAGCGGAGTATTCTGCATGAGCATCCGCCTATCGTCTATCCGGGTAATATTCAGGGAAGAAGTATTAAGGAGACCGGGCCAAAGGGCTGTTATACGGTTGATGTCAGTGCAGAGGGTGCAGTCCGGCTGGATTTTCAGGAACTGGATAGTGTGCGCTGGCAGGTCCGCGAGCTCTCTATTGATGGGCTTTCTGACGAGGCCGAGTGGACCCTCGCGGTAGAGAATGCAGTGGAGGATATCCGCAGAGAGACCCCGCAGATGATGTCTGTGGTCAGATTCCGCCTGACCGGGCGGGGCGATATACATAAGGTACTGGCTGAGAAGGGGGCGGCGGACGACCTCCTCACTGAGCTGCAGCGGCGGGAAACTGTACGTGCAGTGCGCAAGGAATATGCGGGCTTGGTCTGGACGGAAGGCTTCTCCATCGAAACGGGACTTGCTGTTGACCGTGAGCACTTGCTTCTGGAGGACAGCTTCCTGGGTGAAATGCTGCGGCTTGCCGGACACAGTAGCGGGAATGCCGCAGAGTTGGACGAGCTGGTCGCTGCTGCGCTGAGGCCGCTGATGGAGAATCAGGAGCTGCGCAGACTGCTTGTATCCGTAGGAGCCGAAGAGAAGCAGGAATGGCTGAGAGGTGCAGTAGAGCTGGGAATCACCCTGCTGAGCGGACTGGAAGAGTCCGGCGGGACGCCGCTGAATGCTGCGGAAGAAGGCAAGGCGTATTCTGCTGCGGCTACAGAAGATGGCGATGGACAGCATGGCCGGGAGGTAGAGGAATGAAGATCGATTCATTGCGGATAGGCGGCTACGGAAGGCTGGCTCAGCGGGAGATCGGACTGAGTGAAGGGGTCACGGTTCTGTTCGGACGCAACGAGGCTGGTAAAAGCACGACCCTGCAGTTCATCCGTGCCATGCTGTACGGCATCCCCGGCCGGGGGAATCCGGCAGAACGGTACGAGCCGCTGCAAGGGGGGACGC
This genomic interval from Paenibacillus sp. FSL H8-0332 contains the following:
- a CDS encoding DNA repair exonuclease, with translation MIPFRFLHAADLHLDSRFAGLSHLPQDIRSYLRESTFAALGRLVGVATLQKVDFVVISGDVYDVSDASLQGQLRFREALEELGRHGIQVFLIHGNHDPLDGPRLSSAPPAHVTVFGGSEPERVTARRREDGREVAVVSGISYPTSKVTENTALRFSRQPGSSLFHIALLHGNVDGDLQHETYSPCTRKDLIGRGYDYWALGHIHKRSILHEHPPIVYPGNIQGRSIKETGPKGCYTVDVSAEGAVRLDFQELDSVRWQVRELSIDGLSDEAEWTLAVENAVEDIRRETPQMMSVVRFRLTGRGDIHKVLAEKGAADDLLTELQRRETVRAVRKEYAGLVWTEGFSIETGLAVDREHLLLEDSFLGEMLRLAGHSSGNAAELDELVAAALRPLMENQELRRLLVSVGAEEKQEWLRGAVELGITLLSGLEESGGTPLNAAEEGKAYSAAATEDGDGQHGREVEE
- a CDS encoding glycosyltransferase family 4 protein, with protein sequence MNLLQALFFPPEQPGGVSSMIPYLQERFRSSRWEMDLFWLPKRIRGKGREDIVFETFDWTVYGESPVVQKYIQTYRDYIWWTKLRMSKNYDLIHAHHPIAGLAMKRIYPDIPLIQTLHSSYERELILNGLIREGGLEHQFLVAIYRELEHVSDRLMTVSRAFADYMSPYIERPDSIGVIPNGFDEKRFKPVPHENDIPQLVTVTRLVPAKGIDILFKACAELKKRGHEYVLHIIGDGPSRSELEQLAQELGIYNETIFYGYTLHPEEFMPFFDIFVLPSRAEAFGSVFAEAALSCLALVGTNVGGIPEQIENGVNGLLVNPEDALGLADALEKVITDPGYRYELSRSAWDKAKSLYSLTRVANELKKTYLQFQPGMKG